A single window of Streptomyces aquilus DNA harbors:
- a CDS encoding acetamidase/formamidase family protein: protein MSEPRILTVRPEPGAYAWTFGGVPPVARIAPGTVLDLYTEDCFAGRVRSEKDLVSEVCEFPFLNPQTGPFHIEGAEPGDTVAVHFVSIEPARDWAASTTVPLFGALTSTQTTATLQPPLPETVWIWQLDRTRRTALFRAHDSDIEIELPMDPMHGTVGVAPANLEVRSALVPDAHGGNMDTPEMRAGVTCYLGVNVEGALLSLGDGHARQGEGETCGVAVECAMNTVVIVELLKGLATPWPRIESDTHIISTGSARPLEDAFRISQLDLVRWLVRDYGFSELDAYQFATQAVESPLANVCDTNYTCVAKIRKEWLPARETHRGVHARLRETAATLLA, encoded by the coding sequence ATGAGCGAGCCCCGGATCCTGACCGTCCGACCCGAACCGGGCGCATACGCCTGGACGTTCGGCGGCGTCCCACCCGTGGCGCGCATCGCGCCCGGCACGGTCCTCGACCTGTACACCGAGGACTGCTTCGCCGGCCGGGTGCGGTCCGAGAAGGACCTGGTGTCCGAGGTATGCGAGTTCCCGTTCCTGAATCCGCAGACCGGCCCCTTCCACATCGAGGGCGCCGAGCCGGGCGACACCGTCGCCGTGCACTTCGTGTCGATCGAACCGGCACGGGACTGGGCCGCGTCCACCACGGTCCCCCTCTTCGGCGCGCTCACCTCGACGCAGACCACGGCCACCCTCCAACCCCCGCTCCCCGAGACCGTGTGGATCTGGCAGCTGGACCGGACACGTCGCACCGCCTTGTTCCGGGCGCACGACAGCGACATCGAGATCGAGCTGCCGATGGACCCGATGCACGGCACGGTGGGCGTGGCTCCGGCCAATCTGGAGGTCCGCTCGGCGCTGGTGCCCGACGCGCACGGCGGGAACATGGACACACCGGAGATGCGGGCCGGCGTCACCTGCTACCTCGGGGTCAACGTGGAGGGCGCGCTGCTCAGCCTCGGCGACGGGCACGCCCGGCAGGGCGAGGGCGAGACCTGCGGGGTCGCCGTCGAGTGCGCGATGAACACGGTGGTGATCGTCGAGTTGCTGAAGGGGCTCGCCACACCCTGGCCGCGCATCGAGTCCGACACCCACATCATCTCGACGGGGTCGGCACGCCCGCTGGAGGACGCGTTCCGGATATCCCAGCTCGACCTGGTGCGGTGGCTGGTGCGGGACTACGGGTTCAGCGAGCTGGACGCGTACCAGTTCGCCACCCAGGCCGTCGAGTCGCCGCTGGCCAACGTGTGCGACACCAACTACACGTGCGTGGCGAAGATCCGCAAGGAGTGGCTGCCCGCGCGGGAGACCCACCGAGGTGTGCACGCGCGACTCCGGGAGACGGCCGCAACCCTTCTCGCCTGA
- a CDS encoding N-acetylmuramoyl-L-alanine amidase produces the protein MERARPLPSRRRLLKGAALAAVPYALLPDPPAGAETHAVDHATAEWQPATSANFTAADHLTPRPVDLVIIHVTQTSYRKTLGVFQSPAKKVSAHYVVRSRDGNIAQCVREADIAWHAGNWEYNTRSIGIEHEGWVDRPAYFTDALYEQSAALTADICVRHGIPIDRAHIIGHHEVPGTDHTDPGPYWDWGRYLRSVEQAAR, from the coding sequence ATGGAACGGGCGAGACCGCTGCCCAGCAGACGCCGATTACTCAAGGGCGCAGCCCTCGCGGCCGTCCCGTACGCCCTGCTGCCCGACCCGCCGGCGGGCGCGGAGACCCACGCCGTCGACCATGCCACCGCCGAATGGCAGCCCGCGACCTCCGCCAACTTCACGGCCGCGGACCACCTCACGCCCCGCCCGGTCGACCTGGTGATCATCCATGTCACACAGACCAGTTACCGCAAGACCCTGGGCGTTTTCCAGAGCCCCGCGAAGAAGGTCTCCGCGCACTACGTGGTCCGCTCGCGGGACGGGAACATCGCGCAGTGCGTCAGGGAGGCCGACATCGCCTGGCACGCGGGGAACTGGGAGTACAACACGCGCAGTATCGGCATCGAGCACGAAGGGTGGGTGGACCGGCCGGCGTACTTCACCGACGCCCTGTACGAGCAGTCGGCGGCGCTCACGGCGGACATCTGTGTCCGGCACGGCATCCCGATCGACCGGGCGCACATCATCGGACACCACGAGGTGCCGGGCACGGACCACACCGACCCGGGGCCGTACTGGGACTGGGGGCGCTACCTGAGATCGGTCGAACAGGCCGCCCGGTGA
- a CDS encoding GAF domain-containing protein, with translation MTDPWVALEPGADPAEHLRMLRRAHETFTEGGTVPRPVRPVVADSWRRSARAGVGPDATPSVELLDGDLGAYRAEHPLARVMPLFRELLGTFAADGEHLLAVCDAHGRLLWVEGHASTRRRADRMNFVPGARWAETAVGTNAPGTAVAVDRPVQVFAAEHFIRQVQPWTCAAAPVHDPRTGRVLGAVDITGGDGLAHPHSLGFVQAVARAAESQLALLAPEMPATDLAELSALGRDEARLVVGGRAVRLSRRHSELLVLLSRHPEGLTGDELLCALYEDESVTPVTLRAELARLRRVLGPGLLESRPYRLTVPVESDVSVVERRLETGAVTAAATAYSGPLLPSSQAPAVVRLRERLADGLRTALIARCDPDLLADWVHTPWGEDDFDVWRALAAARPTAAVRARLAALESELVWRPAAT, from the coding sequence TTGACCGATCCATGGGTGGCCCTGGAGCCGGGGGCCGACCCTGCCGAGCACCTGCGCATGCTGCGCCGGGCGCACGAGACGTTCACCGAGGGGGGTACCGTGCCGCGGCCGGTACGTCCGGTGGTGGCGGACTCGTGGCGGCGTTCCGCGCGGGCCGGTGTCGGTCCGGACGCCACTCCGAGCGTGGAGCTCCTGGACGGCGACCTCGGTGCCTACCGGGCCGAGCATCCCCTGGCGCGGGTGATGCCGCTGTTCCGTGAACTGCTGGGCACGTTCGCGGCGGACGGCGAGCATCTGCTCGCGGTGTGCGACGCGCACGGCCGGCTGCTGTGGGTCGAGGGGCATGCGTCGACCCGGCGGCGGGCGGACCGGATGAACTTCGTGCCGGGTGCGCGCTGGGCGGAGACCGCGGTCGGGACCAACGCGCCGGGTACGGCGGTCGCCGTGGACCGGCCGGTGCAGGTGTTCGCGGCCGAGCACTTCATCCGGCAGGTGCAGCCGTGGACCTGCGCGGCGGCCCCGGTGCACGATCCGCGCACGGGCCGGGTGCTCGGTGCCGTCGACATCACCGGCGGGGACGGGCTCGCTCATCCGCACAGCCTGGGGTTCGTGCAGGCGGTGGCGCGGGCCGCCGAGTCCCAGCTCGCGCTGCTCGCGCCGGAGATGCCGGCCACCGACCTCGCGGAGCTCAGCGCGCTGGGCCGTGACGAGGCGCGGCTGGTGGTCGGCGGGCGCGCGGTTCGGCTCAGCCGCCGGCACAGCGAGCTCCTCGTGCTGCTGTCCCGCCATCCGGAGGGGCTGACCGGTGACGAACTGCTGTGCGCGCTGTACGAGGACGAGTCGGTGACACCGGTGACGCTCCGGGCCGAACTGGCGCGGCTGCGCCGGGTGCTCGGGCCGGGGCTGCTGGAGTCACGCCCGTACCGGCTCACGGTGCCGGTCGAGTCGGATGTCTCCGTGGTGGAGCGACGGCTGGAGACCGGCGCGGTGACGGCCGCGGCGACGGCGTACTCCGGTCCGCTGCTGCCCTCCTCGCAGGCCCCGGCGGTGGTGCGGCTGCGGGAGCGGCTCGCCGACGGGCTCCGTACGGCGCTGATCGCCCGCTGCGACCCCGACCTGCTGGCGGACTGGGTGCACACGCCCTGGGGCGAGGACGACTTCGACGTATGGCGGGCACTGGCGGCGGCGCGGCCGACCGCGGCGGTGCGGGCCCGGCTCGCGGCCCTGGAGTCCGAGCTCGTCTGGCGGCCGGCGGCAACGTAG
- the exaC gene encoding acetaldehyde dehydrogenase ExaC: MTRYAAPGTEGAIVSYQARYDHFIGGEYVPPARGQYFENPSPVNGQPFTEVARGTAEDVERALDAAHAAAPAWGRTSVTERSDILLKIADRMEAYLEPLAVAESWENGKPVRETLAADIPLAIDHFRYFAGAIRAQEGSLGEVDDDTVAYHFHEPLGVVAQIIPWNFPILMATWKLAPALAAGNAVVLKPAEQTPASIHYWLSLVADLLPPGVLNIVNGFGVEAGKPLASSPRVAKVAFTGETTTGRLIMQYASENITPVTLELGGKSPNIFFEDIWRSDDDFRDKALEGFTMFALNQGEVCTCPSRALVQRGHYAEFMEAAVARTEQIKTGHPLDTDTMIGAQASNDQLEKILSYLDIGRQEGAKVLTGGQRIEHDGELKGGYYVQPTIFEGDNRMRIFQEEIFGPVVSVTSFDDFDDAIKIANDTLYGLGAGVWTRDVNTAYRAGRAIQAGRVWTNCYHAYPAHAAFGGYKGSGIGRETHKMMLEHYQQTKNLLVSYSPRKLGFF; encoded by the coding sequence ATGACCCGTTACGCGGCGCCCGGCACCGAGGGCGCGATCGTCTCCTACCAGGCGCGCTACGACCACTTCATCGGCGGGGAGTACGTGCCCCCGGCTCGCGGGCAGTACTTCGAGAACCCGTCGCCGGTCAACGGGCAGCCGTTCACCGAGGTCGCGCGGGGCACGGCGGAGGACGTGGAGCGGGCGCTCGACGCGGCGCACGCGGCGGCGCCGGCCTGGGGGCGGACGTCGGTGACCGAGCGTTCCGACATCCTGCTCAAGATCGCGGACCGTATGGAGGCGTATCTCGAACCGCTGGCCGTGGCGGAGAGCTGGGAGAACGGCAAGCCGGTGCGCGAGACGCTGGCCGCCGACATCCCCCTGGCGATCGACCACTTCCGCTACTTCGCGGGTGCGATCCGCGCGCAGGAGGGCTCGCTCGGCGAGGTCGACGACGACACGGTGGCGTACCACTTCCACGAACCGCTCGGGGTCGTGGCACAGATCATCCCGTGGAACTTCCCGATCCTGATGGCGACCTGGAAGCTGGCGCCGGCGCTCGCCGCGGGCAACGCGGTCGTGCTGAAGCCGGCCGAGCAGACCCCGGCGTCCATCCACTACTGGCTGAGCCTGGTCGCGGACCTGTTGCCGCCGGGGGTGCTGAACATCGTCAACGGGTTCGGCGTGGAGGCGGGCAAGCCGCTGGCGTCCAGTCCGCGGGTGGCGAAAGTGGCGTTCACCGGCGAGACCACGACCGGCCGGCTGATCATGCAGTACGCCTCGGAGAACATCACCCCGGTCACCCTCGAACTCGGGGGCAAGTCCCCGAACATCTTCTTCGAGGACATCTGGAGGTCCGACGACGACTTCCGCGACAAGGCGCTCGAAGGCTTCACCATGTTCGCCCTCAACCAGGGCGAGGTGTGCACGTGCCCGTCGCGGGCGCTGGTCCAGCGCGGGCACTACGCCGAGTTCATGGAGGCCGCGGTCGCCCGCACCGAGCAGATCAAGACCGGCCACCCGCTCGACACGGACACGATGATCGGCGCCCAGGCCTCCAACGACCAGCTGGAGAAGATCCTCTCCTACCTGGACATCGGCCGGCAGGAGGGCGCCAAGGTCCTCACGGGTGGTCAGCGCATCGAGCACGACGGCGAGTTGAAGGGCGGCTACTACGTCCAGCCGACCATCTTCGAGGGCGACAACCGTATGCGGATCTTCCAGGAGGAGATCTTCGGCCCGGTCGTCTCGGTGACGTCCTTCGACGACTTCGACGACGCCATCAAGATCGCCAACGACACGCTGTACGGCCTCGGGGCCGGCGTGTGGACCCGGGACGTCAACACGGCGTACCGCGCGGGCCGCGCGATCCAGGCGGGCCGGGTGTGGACGAACTGCTACCACGCCTACCCGGCGCACGCGGCGTTCGGCGGCTACAAGGGCTCGGGGATCGGCCGTGAGACGCACAAGATGATGCTGGAGCACTACCAGCAGACGAAGAACCTGCTGGTGTCGTACTCGCCGCGGAAGCTGGGCTTCTTCTAG
- a CDS encoding HSP90 family protein yields MPLRHNAADPAATDRTFQVDLRGLVDLLSHHLYSSPRVYLRELMQNAVDALTARHAIEPAGSFGIRLYADGVTVRVEDDGVGLTEADVHTFLATIGRSSKRADQVAEQRADFIGQFGIGLLSCFLVADEIHVVSRSARTPDAPAVEWRGRGDGSYTVRTLPASARPRPGTTVTLTPRADADEWTRPTQVHALARHFGSLLRHPVTFHDGSGGPAVPVNPEPAPWSSTYPTPGARSRALAAYGEEVFGFTPLDTIELDLPAVGLKGIACVLPEAVPAGRRHGHRVHVKGMLLSEQAEEILPEWAFFVRCVVDAESLRPTASREALYEDDTLAAVRDALAERLREWIARAAASDPELLGRFLQAHHLAVKSLAVHDDEILRMLLPWLPFETTAGHCTLDEFARTHRTVLVTSSVEEFRQVAAIASAAGLGVVNGGYTYDRQLVHRLPEIRPEVTVADLDPATLTAHLDPVDRETELAAAAYLAQARDALAVFDCDVALRTFQPASAPALLVDSREARHERTRSQLAREQEGGLWGDILGALRQEAPRAQLILNQLNPLVRTAVTIDEPELARTSAEALYGQAAMLSRRPLRPAESSLINRSFLDLLAHALRKDS; encoded by the coding sequence ATGCCCCTGCGTCACAACGCCGCCGACCCCGCCGCCACCGACCGCACCTTCCAGGTCGACCTCCGCGGCCTGGTCGACCTCCTCTCCCACCACCTCTACTCCAGCCCCCGCGTCTACCTGCGCGAACTGATGCAGAACGCGGTCGACGCCCTCACCGCGCGGCACGCCATCGAGCCCGCCGGCTCCTTCGGCATCCGCCTGTACGCGGACGGCGTGACGGTACGCGTCGAGGACGACGGCGTCGGTCTCACCGAGGCCGACGTGCACACCTTCCTCGCCACGATCGGCCGCAGCAGCAAGCGCGCCGACCAGGTCGCCGAGCAACGCGCTGACTTCATCGGCCAGTTCGGCATCGGCCTGCTCTCCTGCTTCCTGGTCGCCGACGAGATCCACGTCGTCAGCCGCTCCGCCCGCACCCCCGACGCGCCCGCCGTGGAGTGGCGCGGCCGCGGCGACGGCAGCTACACCGTCCGCACCCTGCCCGCCTCCGCCCGCCCCCGGCCCGGTACGACCGTCACCCTGACGCCGCGCGCCGACGCGGACGAGTGGACCCGCCCGACCCAAGTCCACGCGTTGGCCCGCCACTTCGGCTCCCTGCTGCGCCACCCGGTGACCTTCCACGACGGCTCGGGCGGCCCGGCCGTACCGGTGAACCCCGAGCCCGCGCCCTGGTCGAGCACGTACCCCACGCCGGGAGCCCGCTCCCGCGCGCTGGCCGCGTACGGCGAAGAGGTCTTCGGATTCACGCCGTTGGACACCATCGAGCTGGACCTTCCGGCCGTGGGCCTCAAGGGCATCGCCTGTGTACTGCCCGAGGCGGTGCCCGCCGGGCGGCGCCACGGCCACCGCGTGCACGTCAAGGGCATGCTCCTGTCCGAACAGGCCGAGGAGATCCTGCCCGAGTGGGCGTTCTTCGTCCGCTGTGTCGTCGACGCCGAGAGCCTGCGCCCGACCGCGTCCCGCGAGGCGCTCTACGAGGACGACACCCTCGCCGCCGTCCGCGACGCGCTCGCCGAACGGCTGCGCGAGTGGATCGCCCGCGCCGCCGCCAGCGACCCCGAACTCCTGGGCCGCTTCCTCCAGGCCCACCACCTGGCCGTGAAGTCCCTCGCCGTGCACGACGACGAGATCCTGCGGATGCTGCTGCCCTGGCTGCCGTTCGAGACCACCGCCGGGCACTGCACCCTCGACGAGTTCGCCCGCACCCACCGCACCGTCCTCGTGACGTCCAGCGTCGAGGAGTTCCGGCAGGTCGCGGCCATCGCCTCGGCCGCCGGACTCGGTGTCGTCAACGGCGGTTACACCTACGACCGTCAACTGGTCCACCGGCTGCCCGAGATCAGGCCCGAGGTCACCGTCGCCGACCTCGACCCGGCCACCCTCACCGCCCACCTCGACCCCGTCGACCGGGAGACGGAACTGGCCGCCGCGGCCTACCTGGCCCAGGCCCGCGACGCCCTCGCCGTCTTCGACTGCGACGTCGCCCTGCGCACCTTCCAGCCCGCGTCCGCCCCCGCGCTGCTCGTCGACAGCCGCGAGGCCCGGCACGAACGCACCCGCTCCCAGCTCGCCCGCGAGCAGGAGGGCGGCCTGTGGGGCGACATCCTCGGCGCCCTGCGCCAGGAGGCGCCGCGCGCCCAGCTGATCCTCAACCAGCTGAACCCGCTGGTCCGCACCGCCGTCACCATCGACGAACCCGAACTGGCCCGCACCAGCGCCGAAGCCCTCTACGGCCAGGCCGCGATGCTGTCCCGGCGCCCGCTCAGGCCCGCCGAGTCGAGCCTCATCAACCGCTCCTTCCTCGACCTCCTCGCCCACGCCCTCCGCAAGGACAGCTGA
- a CDS encoding sensor histidine kinase: MAKRLYVVLLIPVLVALSLGAFRVKRSIDTVRDAEDAVRVAQLVQTANKYASDVINERDVSVVPLLTGKRSDSAITKARAITDQDREDFDRAVANMPRSTRLLKRVAAVRTGEKALTELRADAFTAKLPGVQTEENYHLIQHPLMELSNELGFGSSNQASFGRTLYALSLTQAAESLTRAIGQRVLVQNRDDLADGELAVQLATFRSYAYLQQVALQEFAGAGTGADMDRLGRAMDTAQKKGESLAAEAAQEAEDAGTPFVAPPPLEKMIERIASGATAKKLAAEGITPESFFTASTLAFDAYRRVEVQLSDTALAKAEEISDGARRDAIVNSAVVVAAVVLAFLLAMWVARSMTGSMRRLRGAALDIAQTQLPALVDKLSQPRPHPVDTRVAPIPIDTRDEIGEVARAFDQVHREAVQLAAEQALLRGNVSAIFTSLSRRSEALVEGQLHLLTDLEKNEADPDQLENLFRLDHLATRMRRNGENLLVLAGEEPRHRWDQPMPLIDTVRAAASEVEQYERVQISGIPDTLVHGRAATDLVHLLAELLENATTFSSPRSPVRVTAAQLPDGRAMVEIHDEGVGLTPQDFAELNRKLADPPTVDAAISRRMGLFVVGRLAERHGIRVQLRPARAESGAIALVMLPYTTLADEGAPAAYGTL; encoded by the coding sequence ATGGCCAAGCGCCTGTACGTCGTCCTGCTCATCCCCGTGCTCGTCGCGCTGTCCCTGGGCGCCTTCCGGGTGAAACGCTCGATCGACACGGTGCGGGACGCCGAGGACGCCGTGCGGGTCGCCCAACTGGTGCAGACGGCCAACAAATACGCCAGTGACGTCATCAACGAGCGGGACGTCTCGGTCGTCCCGCTTCTGACGGGGAAGCGGTCGGACAGCGCGATCACCAAAGCCCGCGCGATCACCGACCAGGACCGCGAGGACTTCGACAGGGCGGTGGCGAACATGCCGCGCTCGACGCGCCTCCTCAAGCGCGTCGCGGCGGTCCGCACCGGCGAGAAGGCGCTGACGGAACTGCGCGCGGACGCCTTCACGGCCAAACTCCCCGGCGTCCAGACCGAGGAGAACTACCACCTGATCCAGCACCCCCTCATGGAGCTCTCCAACGAACTGGGCTTCGGCAGCAGCAACCAGGCGAGCTTCGGCCGCACCCTCTACGCCCTCTCCCTCACCCAGGCCGCCGAGTCGCTGACCCGAGCCATCGGCCAGCGCGTCCTCGTCCAGAACCGCGACGACCTGGCGGACGGTGAACTGGCCGTCCAGCTCGCCACGTTCCGCTCCTACGCCTACCTTCAGCAGGTCGCGCTCCAGGAGTTCGCCGGCGCCGGCACCGGCGCGGACATGGACCGCCTCGGCCGGGCCATGGACACCGCCCAGAAGAAGGGCGAGTCGCTGGCGGCCGAGGCGGCGCAGGAGGCCGAGGACGCCGGGACGCCGTTCGTCGCCCCGCCGCCGCTGGAGAAGATGATCGAGCGGATCGCGTCCGGCGCCACGGCGAAGAAGCTGGCGGCCGAGGGCATCACCCCGGAGTCGTTCTTCACCGCCTCGACGCTCGCCTTCGACGCCTACCGTCGTGTCGAGGTGCAGCTCTCGGACACGGCGCTCGCCAAGGCCGAGGAGATCTCCGACGGCGCCCGGAGGGACGCGATCGTCAACTCCGCGGTCGTCGTGGCCGCGGTCGTACTGGCCTTCCTGCTGGCCATGTGGGTCGCGCGCTCGATGACCGGCAGCATGCGCCGGCTGCGCGGAGCCGCCCTGGACATCGCCCAGACACAACTGCCCGCACTGGTCGACAAGTTGTCCCAGCCGCGCCCGCATCCGGTGGACACCCGCGTCGCCCCCATCCCCATCGACACCAGGGACGAGATCGGCGAGGTCGCCAGGGCCTTCGACCAGGTCCACCGCGAGGCCGTTCAACTCGCCGCCGAACAGGCCCTGTTGCGCGGCAACGTCAGCGCCATCTTCACCAGCCTCTCGCGCCGCTCGGAGGCGCTCGTCGAGGGACAGCTGCATCTGCTCACCGACCTGGAGAAGAACGAGGCCGACCCCGACCAGCTGGAGAACCTCTTCCGCCTGGACCACCTGGCGACGCGGATGCGCCGCAACGGCGAGAACCTGCTCGTCCTCGCCGGGGAGGAACCCCGGCACCGCTGGGACCAGCCGATGCCGCTCATCGACACCGTGCGGGCCGCCGCGTCCGAGGTCGAGCAGTACGAGCGGGTCCAGATCTCCGGCATCCCCGACACGCTCGTCCACGGCCGCGCCGCGACCGACCTCGTGCATCTGCTGGCCGAACTCCTGGAGAACGCGACCACGTTCTCCTCGCCGCGCAGCCCGGTACGGGTCACCGCGGCCCAACTCCCGGACGGGCGCGCCATGGTGGAGATCCACGACGAGGGAGTCGGCCTGACCCCCCAGGACTTCGCCGAGCTCAACCGCAAACTCGCCGACCCGCCGACCGTGGACGCCGCGATCTCCCGGCGCATGGGGCTCTTCGTGGTCGGCAGGCTGGCCGAACGGCACGGCATCCGGGTGCAGTTGCGGCCCGCCCGGGCGGAGTCGGGGGCCATCGCGCTGGTCATGCTGCCGTACACCACGCTCGCGGACGAGGGCGCGCCCGCCGCGTACGGCACCCTCTGA
- a CDS encoding MFS transporter — translation MPASVPQSPTLTDDDETPASPVAVAGPAHLLRVSLLMAGSCLPILGAVLIAPVLPKMQDHFAAVPGAKALVPLALTVPALALALLAPFAGVIVDRLGRRRLLIGATLLYAVFGTAPLWLESLGAIIASRALVGVAEAAIMTCCTTLIGDYYSGRQRVKYLALQTMCASASATVFFVLGGAVGAAGWRVPFWVYAVSLVLAPLMASALPAPTTDGTGVGGTAVDGTAVGSTAVDGTAVGSTAVDGTAASVTAAGVESRRGFPWRQLGGICALTFFGAMVFYTVPVEMSYLLDDLGVASTGVIGLATAVASAATVGGAVTFARLKRAPGPLLPWVLAVCAVGFGVMAVAGNPAWLVVGAVVNCVGTGMLLPALLTSAMSRLAFEDRGRGTGLWTAAFFGGEFVCPLVLLALEAATGTLAGAVGVLGLATALVAAARGLRT, via the coding sequence ATGCCCGCTTCCGTGCCCCAGTCCCCCACCCTGACGGACGACGACGAGACGCCTGCGTCCCCCGTCGCCGTCGCGGGCCCTGCCCACTTGCTGCGCGTCTCCCTCCTCATGGCGGGCAGCTGTCTGCCGATCCTGGGGGCGGTGCTCATCGCCCCGGTCCTGCCGAAGATGCAGGACCACTTCGCGGCCGTGCCCGGCGCCAAGGCGCTCGTGCCGCTGGCCCTGACCGTCCCGGCGCTGGCGCTCGCGCTGCTCGCGCCGTTCGCCGGGGTGATCGTGGACCGGCTGGGGCGCAGACGGCTGCTGATCGGGGCGACCCTGCTGTACGCCGTGTTCGGTACGGCCCCGCTGTGGCTGGAGTCCCTCGGCGCGATCATCGCGAGCCGGGCGCTGGTCGGGGTCGCCGAGGCCGCGATCATGACATGCTGCACCACGCTGATCGGCGACTACTACAGCGGGCGGCAGCGCGTGAAGTACCTCGCCCTGCAAACCATGTGCGCCTCCGCGTCCGCCACCGTCTTCTTCGTGCTCGGCGGGGCCGTCGGAGCGGCGGGCTGGCGGGTGCCGTTCTGGGTCTACGCCGTGAGCCTGGTGCTGGCGCCGCTGATGGCCTCCGCGTTGCCGGCACCCACGACGGACGGCACGGGGGTGGGCGGCACAGCGGTCGACGGCACGGCGGTCGGCAGCACAGCGGTCGACGGCACGGCGGTCGGCAGCACAGCGGTCGACGGCACGGCGGCCAGCGTCACGGCGGCGGGTGTCGAATCCCGACGCGGCTTCCCCTGGCGGCAGTTGGGCGGCATCTGTGCGCTCACCTTCTTCGGCGCGATGGTCTTCTACACCGTGCCGGTCGAGATGTCGTACCTCCTCGACGACCTCGGTGTGGCGAGCACCGGTGTGATCGGGCTGGCCACCGCCGTCGCCAGTGCGGCGACCGTGGGCGGGGCGGTCACCTTCGCGCGGCTGAAGCGCGCGCCCGGGCCTCTGCTGCCCTGGGTGCTGGCGGTGTGCGCGGTCGGCTTCGGGGTGATGGCCGTGGCCGGGAATCCGGCGTGGCTGGTGGTCGGCGCGGTGGTCAACTGCGTGGGTACGGGGATGCTGCTGCCGGCCCTGCTGACGAGCGCGATGTCCCGGTTGGCCTTCGAGGATCGCGGGCGGGGGACGGGGCTGTGGACGGCCGCGTTCTTCGGCGGCGAGTTCGTCTGCCCGCTGGTGCTGCTGGCGTTGGAGGCGGCGACGGGCACGCTCGCGGGCGCGGTGGGGGTGCTGGGCCTGGCGACGGCGTTGGTGGCGGCAGCCCGCGGGCTGCGGACCTGA